In the genome of Leptospira dzoumogneensis, one region contains:
- a CDS encoding LON peptidase substrate-binding domain-containing protein, producing the protein MSRTTIPIFPLPEVILFPGTFLPLHIFEPRYRMMLDYCSESGEEMAIAPIKMEPGNLKNPQPEIETIFGWGTIVRRDPLPDGRSNILLEGKGIAKLESYDTMEPFRIGVIEKLEPDSKYIEDKLFVEIFDRILYLTKRILLSEGAKEELILRMNDLWSHPFPVDFISSILNFNFKKKQEILSSTDQILKAQLLVGIVEEMNLGE; encoded by the coding sequence GTGTCAAGAACTACAATTCCGATCTTTCCTCTTCCCGAAGTCATCTTATTTCCAGGCACATTTCTTCCTCTTCATATTTTCGAGCCTAGATACAGGATGATGTTGGATTATTGTTCCGAGTCCGGCGAAGAAATGGCGATCGCACCTATCAAAATGGAACCGGGCAATTTAAAAAATCCTCAGCCTGAGATCGAAACTATTTTTGGCTGGGGAACGATCGTTAGAAGAGATCCACTTCCTGACGGAAGATCCAATATTCTACTCGAAGGTAAAGGGATCGCAAAATTAGAATCTTACGATACCATGGAACCTTTCCGGATCGGTGTGATAGAAAAATTAGAACCTGATTCCAAATATATCGAAGACAAACTATTCGTAGAGATCTTCGATCGGATCTTATATCTCACCAAACGTATCCTACTTTCAGAAGGCGCCAAAGAAGAACTCATCCTTAGAATGAACGATCTTTGGTCTCATCCTTTCCCGGTAGATTTTATATCTTCTATCTTAAATTTTAATTTTAAGAAGAAACAAGAAATCCTTTCCAGCACGGATCAAATTTTGAAAGCACAGTTGTTAGTTGGGATTGTAGAAGAAATGAATCTAGGAGAATAG
- the lptC gene encoding LPS export ABC transporter periplasmic protein LptC gives MDPETAKKYGPGLGVGLGILFLVLFFYSGGKSDAKYTRVEEEKEKGSTVSFRNFAKDQYDGNGTILWKLKAKEAYLYADEKRYVLYGIDFDQYENGKFKSKLTGEKGEINQLTKLMKLTGNILLRTEEHRTLRAKSLDYNDETKELSSNEEVVIDANGTHIRGVGLRADKDLNKFTILRPSAVTQDGANPLSSSPKQK, from the coding sequence ATAGACCCGGAAACCGCCAAAAAATACGGTCCGGGCCTGGGAGTAGGACTCGGAATTTTATTCTTAGTTCTTTTCTTCTATTCAGGCGGAAAATCGGACGCTAAATACACCCGTGTAGAAGAAGAAAAAGAAAAAGGTTCCACTGTATCTTTCCGGAATTTTGCAAAGGACCAGTATGACGGGAACGGAACTATATTATGGAAATTGAAAGCGAAAGAAGCCTACCTTTACGCTGACGAAAAAAGATACGTTCTATACGGAATTGATTTCGACCAATATGAGAATGGAAAGTTCAAGTCCAAACTCACAGGAGAAAAAGGAGAGATCAACCAACTCACAAAGCTGATGAAACTCACAGGGAATATTCTTCTTAGAACGGAAGAACATAGGACTCTCAGAGCAAAATCATTGGATTATAACGACGAAACCAAAGAACTCAGTTCCAATGAAGAAGTAGTCATAGACGCAAACGGGACTCATATCAGAGGTGTAGGTCTTAGAGCTGACAAAGACCTGAACAAGTTTACAATTTTAAGACCAAGTGCAGTCACCCAAGACGGTGCAAATCCACTCTCTTCTTCTCCTAAACAAAAATGA
- a CDS encoding peptide MFS transporter — protein sequence MEIQSQRQITHPKGLYVLFFVEMWERFSFYGMRALLVLFLTKELLMQDAQAGRIYGFYNGFVYLTPILGGLLADRFLGYKRSIFLGGVLMMFGHLSLAFNGLWTFYLGLGLLIAGNGFFKPCISTVVGRIYELEGKPELKDSGFTIFYFGINLGAILGTWACANLAEYKGWHYGFGIAAVGMLIGLIIFGFLGRRVNPNAFLANGNQGASDSETEDPKQNRERIFAIMVFSAVTITFWASYEQIGSSLSLIIDRYVDRNILGWEIPAANYQSLNPLFVVSLALVVSWMWKKFEESGRHISTVTKFCLGLIVLGLGYLLLSLVTFGSTEKFSSIWIILSILLLTIGELFLSPVGLSLVTKLAPVKVASMMMGFWFLANFFAHVLAGELTRYMGGRESLSGFFLIFFFLPTITAIGLFSFRKKLESWMHGVK from the coding sequence ATGGAAATCCAGAGCCAAAGGCAAATAACCCATCCTAAAGGTTTGTATGTTCTCTTCTTCGTGGAAATGTGGGAGAGATTTTCTTTTTACGGAATGAGAGCACTTCTTGTTCTGTTTTTGACAAAAGAACTTTTGATGCAAGATGCCCAAGCGGGCAGAATATACGGATTTTATAATGGATTCGTATATCTCACCCCGATACTCGGTGGTTTACTCGCAGATCGATTTTTAGGATACAAACGTTCCATCTTCTTAGGTGGAGTGCTTATGATGTTCGGTCATCTTTCCTTGGCATTCAATGGCCTTTGGACTTTTTATTTGGGTCTAGGACTTCTGATCGCAGGAAATGGTTTTTTCAAACCTTGTATCTCCACTGTTGTAGGAAGAATTTACGAATTAGAAGGTAAGCCTGAACTAAAAGATTCCGGTTTTACAATATTCTATTTTGGGATCAATCTGGGAGCGATTTTGGGGACCTGGGCATGCGCCAATCTTGCGGAGTATAAAGGCTGGCATTATGGATTCGGGATCGCAGCAGTCGGAATGTTGATCGGTCTCATTATCTTCGGATTTTTAGGAAGAAGAGTGAATCCAAACGCGTTCTTAGCGAATGGAAACCAAGGAGCGTCAGATTCGGAAACAGAAGATCCTAAACAAAATAGAGAAAGAATTTTTGCGATCATGGTTTTCTCTGCGGTTACGATCACTTTCTGGGCTTCTTATGAACAGATCGGTTCTTCTTTGAGCCTGATTATCGATAGATATGTGGATAGAAATATTTTAGGTTGGGAAATCCCTGCTGCAAATTACCAATCTCTAAATCCGCTTTTTGTGGTGAGTTTAGCTCTTGTTGTTTCCTGGATGTGGAAAAAATTCGAAGAGTCCGGCAGGCATATTTCCACGGTAACTAAGTTTTGCTTAGGACTGATCGTTTTAGGATTAGGATACCTTCTTCTTTCCTTGGTAACTTTTGGATCTACGGAAAAGTTTTCTTCGATTTGGATCATTCTATCCATCTTACTCTTAACGATCGGAGAATTGTTTTTGTCTCCTGTTGGTTTGTCCCTAGTTACAAAACTCGCACCCGTAAAAGTCGCATCTATGATGATGGGATTTTGGTTTTTGGCAAACTTCTTCGCTCATGTTCTTGCTGGAGAACTCACCAGATATATGGGAGGAAGAGAATCTTTGTCTGGATTTTTCCTGATCTTCTTCTTTTTGCCAACGATCACTGCGATCGGTTTATTTTCTTTCCGTAAAAAATTAGAATCTTGGATGCATGGTGTAAAATGA
- the kdsA gene encoding 3-deoxy-8-phosphooctulonate synthase — protein sequence MSDKTAQERDFLSGKKIGGKNPFFLIAGPCVMENRDLLEKVCAEMLEITTELGIPYVFKSSFDKANRSSVTSYRGPGLTEGIKHLEHIKKKFNVPVLTDIHETSQVGPLKDVIDMYQIPAFLSRQTDLIAESAKTGKWVNVKKGQFLAPSDCRHIKTKIQESGSEKYMVTERGTTFGYGNLVFDGRTVPILHSYDIPVVFDATHSAQLPGAAGNITGGQREYIPSMTRSAVALGIEGIFMEVHPDPAKALSDATTQYPLSEIKSLLKELVGLDRYVKQEILNR from the coding sequence ATGAGCGATAAGACTGCCCAAGAAAGGGATTTTTTAAGCGGTAAAAAGATAGGAGGAAAGAATCCATTCTTCCTGATCGCCGGTCCTTGTGTGATGGAAAACAGAGACTTACTTGAAAAAGTCTGTGCTGAAATGTTAGAGATCACCACAGAACTTGGGATCCCTTATGTTTTCAAAAGTAGTTTCGATAAAGCGAACCGTTCTTCAGTTACTTCTTATAGAGGTCCCGGACTTACGGAAGGGATCAAACACCTAGAACATATTAAGAAAAAATTTAATGTTCCTGTTCTGACTGATATTCATGAAACTTCCCAAGTCGGTCCTCTTAAAGATGTGATCGATATGTACCAAATCCCTGCATTCCTAAGCAGACAGACCGATCTGATCGCAGAATCCGCTAAAACAGGAAAATGGGTGAATGTCAAAAAAGGACAGTTTTTAGCTCCTTCCGACTGTAGACATATCAAAACAAAAATCCAAGAATCCGGTTCCGAAAAGTATATGGTTACCGAAAGAGGGACCACGTTCGGCTATGGGAATTTGGTATTCGACGGAAGAACAGTTCCTATATTACATAGTTATGATATTCCAGTAGTATTCGATGCGACTCACTCCGCTCAATTGCCCGGAGCCGCAGGAAATATCACCGGAGGACAAAGAGAGTACATTCCGAGCATGACAAGAAGTGCAGTGGCACTCGGGATAGAAGGTATCTTTATGGAAGTGCATCCTGATCCTGCAAAGGCACTTTCGGATGCTACTACTCAGTATCCACTTTCCGAAATTAAATCCTTATTAAAGGAATTAGTCGGTTTAGACCGTTACGTTAAACAGGAAATCCTAAACCGCTAA
- the rfaE1 gene encoding D-glycero-beta-D-manno-heptose-7-phosphate kinase translates to MYYLDKKRYLEAASKLKTTKIIVIGDLILDEYLIGEVNRISPEAPVPVVWVRNEKTTLGGAGNVVKNLSRLGVQSFVLGRAGNDTAAKTLDDLLSSENTSSSKNTIIRSEKVPTILKTRVIAGHQQVCRIDREETFPLTDAEEKQLLESFSKIIQEADAVVLSDYDKGTLTASLIRKTIDIAVQHKKIVTVDPQVSHFFQYEKATVMTPNHHEAGKALGKKLETNAEVEEAAKKIAENLNSPSMMITRGEKGMSLYISSESKTYHIPTVAKEVFDVTGAGDTVISVYTSFLAAGLGELEAAIVSNAAAGVVVGKLGAETVSLEELLQALEKRGSFE, encoded by the coding sequence TTGTACTACTTAGATAAAAAGCGATATTTGGAAGCGGCTTCTAAATTAAAAACCACTAAAATAATCGTCATCGGAGATCTCATCCTGGACGAGTATCTGATAGGTGAAGTGAACCGAATTTCTCCGGAGGCTCCCGTTCCAGTGGTATGGGTCCGCAATGAAAAGACCACTTTGGGTGGAGCGGGGAATGTGGTAAAAAATCTTTCTCGCCTTGGGGTCCAATCTTTTGTGCTGGGTAGAGCAGGCAATGATACAGCTGCTAAAACTTTGGATGATCTTCTTTCTTCCGAAAACACAAGTTCTTCTAAAAATACGATTATACGTTCTGAAAAAGTCCCGACCATTCTAAAAACAAGAGTGATCGCAGGTCACCAGCAAGTTTGCAGAATCGATAGAGAAGAAACATTTCCTCTTACTGACGCGGAAGAAAAACAACTTCTGGAAAGTTTTTCCAAGATCATCCAAGAAGCGGATGCGGTTGTTCTTTCCGATTATGATAAGGGAACTTTGACTGCTAGTTTGATCCGTAAAACGATCGATATCGCAGTCCAACATAAGAAAATTGTAACAGTGGATCCGCAAGTGTCCCATTTTTTCCAATATGAAAAAGCTACAGTCATGACTCCCAATCATCATGAGGCGGGAAAGGCTCTAGGTAAAAAATTAGAGACAAATGCGGAAGTAGAAGAAGCGGCCAAGAAGATCGCAGAAAATCTAAATTCTCCTTCTATGATGATCACTCGTGGGGAAAAAGGAATGAGCCTTTATATTTCTTCCGAATCTAAAACCTATCATATTCCCACTGTGGCTAAAGAAGTATTCGATGTAACCGGAGCAGGGGACACTGTGATCTCTGTTTACACTTCTTTTTTGGCAGCAGGACTCGGAGAATTGGAAGCCGCTATCGTTTCTAACGCAGCGGCGGGTGTAGTTGTCGGAAAACTGGGTGCGGAGACTGTTTCTTTGGAAGAACTTTTACAAGCTCTGGAGAAAAGAGGAAGTTTTGAATGA
- the lptB gene encoding LPS export ABC transporter ATP-binding protein has translation MGQRIRCQNLIKIYNKRKVVDGVSFDVRKGEVVGLLGPNGAGKTTSFYMSVGFVKPDSGHVFIDDQDVTEAPMHTRAKLGVGYLAQEASIFRKLTVAENLEAILETLNIPRSEIVRRRDELLLELQIMRVANQKGFTLSGGERRRCEIARALVTNPDFILLDEPFAGVDPIAVKDIQTVINSLKKKGLGILITDHNVRETLKITDRAYIMHSGRILIAGTPKELVNDKEAKRMYLGEDFKL, from the coding sequence ATGGGACAAAGGATCCGGTGCCAAAACTTAATCAAAATATATAATAAGCGCAAGGTTGTAGACGGAGTCAGTTTCGATGTTCGCAAAGGAGAAGTAGTAGGTCTACTAGGTCCGAATGGCGCCGGAAAAACTACTTCCTTCTATATGTCCGTCGGTTTTGTAAAACCTGATTCAGGTCATGTATTCATAGACGACCAAGATGTGACGGAAGCTCCTATGCATACTAGAGCAAAACTAGGAGTAGGTTATCTTGCACAAGAAGCTTCTATCTTTCGTAAACTTACTGTTGCGGAAAACCTGGAAGCTATTTTAGAAACCCTGAACATTCCTAGATCGGAAATCGTTCGCAGAAGAGACGAACTACTCTTAGAATTACAAATTATGCGAGTCGCCAATCAAAAAGGTTTTACTCTTTCAGGCGGAGAAAGAAGAAGATGCGAAATCGCTAGAGCCTTAGTCACAAATCCGGATTTTATCCTTCTTGACGAGCCGTTCGCAGGCGTCGACCCTATAGCTGTTAAAGATATTCAAACTGTTATAAATAGTTTAAAGAAGAAGGGACTTGGCATCTTAATCACCGACCATAATGTTCGAGAAACATTAAAGATCACGGACAGAGCATACATCATGCATAGTGGTAGGATCTTGATCGCGGGAACTCCTAAAGAACTCGTGAATGATAAAGAAGCAAAAAGAATGTATCTAGGAGAGGACTTCAAGCTGTGA
- a CDS encoding cob(I)yrinic acid a,c-diamide adenosyltransferase produces the protein MKIYTKKGDSGTTSLASGTRVSKSDPRVELYGTADELNSAIGVAISFLTKDSKLKDSLERIQNLLFELGSELAGFKKKDDSSCILEEDISQLEKEIDLWQDSLLPLKNFILPGGSSSSSFLHVARTLARRLERDLVRYKEEGQEVFAENLRFLNRLSDHLFVAARYANFESKIPEPEWKSRAKGK, from the coding sequence ATGAAAATTTATACCAAAAAGGGAGACTCCGGAACCACATCCTTGGCTTCCGGGACCAGGGTCTCCAAATCAGATCCCAGGGTAGAATTGTACGGGACCGCAGACGAATTGAACTCCGCGATCGGAGTAGCAATTTCTTTCTTAACGAAAGATTCCAAACTAAAGGACTCACTAGAGAGGATCCAAAATTTACTTTTTGAGTTGGGATCTGAACTTGCAGGATTTAAGAAGAAGGATGACTCTTCCTGTATCCTAGAAGAGGATATCTCTCAATTGGAAAAGGAGATAGATCTTTGGCAGGATTCACTTCTTCCTTTGAAAAATTTTATACTACCCGGCGGATCTTCCTCTTCTTCTTTTTTACATGTAGCTAGAACTTTAGCCAGAAGATTAGAAAGAGATTTAGTTCGTTATAAGGAAGAAGGTCAGGAGGTCTTTGCAGAAAACCTTCGGTTCCTGAATAGACTTTCCGATCATTTATTCGTAGCAGCAAGATACGCAAATTTTGAATCTAAAATCCCGGAACCGGAATGGAAATCCAGAGCCAAAGGCAAATAA
- a CDS encoding CTP synthase, with protein sequence MSKTKFIFVTGGVCSSLGKGVSAAALGCLLESRGYTVSLQKMDPYINIDPGTMSPYQHGEVYVTEDGAETDLDLGYYERFTKSRFTRKNSVSTGQIYNTVIQRERKGDYLGRTVQVVPHITNEIRNRIYTLARENATDFVIVEIGGTVGDIESIPFLEAIRQMRYEHGPTQVLFIHVTLVPTITVAGEAKTKPTQHSVKELLALGIQPDILICRVNQPMPKEMKGKISAFCNVKEENVISASDISTSIYEIPKMYKEEKLDQVVLKTLGLELGKSNFTEWEKIIKSLQSAKHTVQIAVVGKYISLHDAYRSVYESLSHGGIANEANVEFIKVDPEKLDKTNVKDVLRSVHGVLVPGGFGDRGIEGKIAAIQYARTKGIPFFGICLGMQCAVIEYARNVLGMKDANSTEFRPDSPDPVISLIEEQMDIDQMGGTMRLGSYPCKIKKNTLAFNEYKQELIYERHRHRFEFTNKYKQRFEEKGMILSGISPDENLIEIVEIPDHPWFIGVQFHPEFTGKPTKPHPLFAGFIRAAVKFARKA encoded by the coding sequence TTGTCCAAAACTAAATTTATTTTCGTGACCGGAGGTGTTTGTTCCTCCCTTGGAAAGGGTGTGTCCGCAGCAGCCCTTGGATGCCTTTTGGAAAGCAGGGGTTATACCGTTTCCCTGCAAAAAATGGATCCTTATATCAATATCGATCCGGGAACTATGAGCCCGTACCAGCACGGCGAAGTGTATGTGACCGAAGACGGTGCGGAAACTGATTTGGATCTAGGTTATTACGAAAGATTTACCAAGTCCAGGTTCACTCGTAAGAATTCCGTTTCTACGGGACAAATTTATAATACTGTAATCCAAAGAGAAAGAAAAGGGGATTATCTGGGAAGAACTGTACAAGTTGTCCCTCATATCACCAACGAGATCCGAAATAGGATCTATACTCTTGCAAGAGAAAATGCAACCGACTTTGTGATCGTAGAGATCGGTGGAACAGTGGGCGACATTGAGTCCATTCCATTCTTAGAAGCGATCCGTCAGATGAGATACGAACACGGACCTACTCAGGTTTTATTCATCCATGTTACTTTAGTTCCTACCATCACAGTAGCAGGCGAAGCAAAAACAAAACCTACACAACACTCCGTAAAAGAACTTTTGGCACTCGGGATCCAACCGGATATTTTGATCTGTCGTGTGAATCAACCGATGCCAAAAGAAATGAAGGGAAAAATTTCCGCCTTCTGTAACGTAAAAGAGGAAAATGTGATCTCTGCTTCCGATATCAGCACTTCCATTTACGAAATTCCTAAAATGTATAAGGAAGAAAAACTGGATCAAGTGGTTCTAAAAACATTAGGACTAGAACTTGGAAAATCCAATTTTACGGAATGGGAGAAGATCATAAAAAGTCTTCAATCCGCAAAACATACAGTCCAGATCGCAGTGGTTGGAAAATATATTTCGCTTCATGACGCGTATCGTTCCGTTTATGAAAGTTTATCTCATGGCGGAATTGCAAACGAAGCAAACGTAGAATTTATAAAAGTAGATCCTGAAAAACTGGATAAAACAAATGTGAAGGATGTTTTAAGATCCGTGCATGGTGTTTTAGTTCCGGGCGGATTCGGAGACAGAGGGATAGAAGGTAAGATCGCGGCAATCCAATACGCAAGGACCAAAGGCATTCCATTCTTCGGGATCTGTTTAGGAATGCAATGTGCGGTGATCGAATACGCAAGAAACGTATTGGGAATGAAAGATGCGAACTCCACAGAGTTCAGACCTGATTCTCCGGATCCTGTGATCTCTCTCATCGAAGAGCAGATGGATATAGATCAAATGGGTGGAACAATGCGTTTAGGATCTTATCCATGTAAGATCAAGAAAAACACATTAGCATTCAATGAATACAAACAAGAACTGATCTATGAGAGACATAGACATAGATTCGAGTTTACGAACAAATACAAACAAAGATTCGAAGAGAAAGGAATGATCCTTTCCGGTATTTCTCCGGATGAAAACCTGATTGAAATCGTAGAAATTCCGGATCATCCTTGGTTTATAGGAGTTCAGTTCCATCCTGAATTCACCGGAAAACCTACAAAACCGCATCCATTATTTGCCGGATTCATCCGTGCTGCGGTCAAATTTGCAAGGAAGGCATAA
- a CDS encoding C40 family peptidase, whose translation MKVRILVSLLLLFSSSIFADPFEDLLKSDWDRSQTLLIKNSVFQKLGQRAASKEVLKITKNVIPWAILEGVTPEKTAELIVNLDFAVKEGLTFEEAEDAIPVVSKRELSKEDFSYIGLYFKETKKAGIREEVRNRFVEAAMEKKWDGFSVLSGGRALIAGKLVDFPENRLASKILAQFPAKGRSIPFAKTESSFKAVLDSKMDGASYILLGNLKKLHEGEKVTSAQKFASARAVETSLEEVGGIVIGDRPRIEPLPDPPLVPNLPEPGEPTEPEKPAKESWETLSAPTLQKVAKEWVGTPYKWANAAKTGTDCSGFTFRVLTDGRIGVPEKMVSRASSAQTKMGTGVSHNEMRSGDLIFFSASPNQSKVTHVGMVLNGEEFAHASSTRGVVIDKIRMKWWIDRFVLSRRVFKKVVN comes from the coding sequence ATGAAAGTTCGGATCTTAGTTAGCCTTCTTCTTTTATTCTCTTCTTCCATATTTGCAGATCCTTTCGAAGACTTGCTCAAATCGGATTGGGATAGATCCCAAACACTTCTTATCAAAAATTCTGTGTTCCAAAAATTAGGACAGAGAGCCGCAAGCAAAGAAGTGCTGAAAATCACTAAAAATGTGATCCCTTGGGCGATCTTAGAAGGGGTGACACCGGAAAAAACAGCAGAACTCATAGTGAATCTGGACTTCGCAGTCAAAGAAGGATTAACATTCGAAGAAGCAGAAGATGCAATTCCGGTTGTTTCTAAAAGAGAACTCTCCAAAGAAGATTTCAGTTATATAGGTTTGTATTTTAAAGAAACCAAAAAAGCAGGGATCAGAGAAGAAGTCCGAAATCGTTTTGTGGAAGCCGCCATGGAAAAAAAATGGGACGGTTTTTCCGTACTCTCAGGAGGAAGAGCGCTTATCGCAGGGAAACTTGTGGATTTTCCTGAGAACCGTTTAGCTTCCAAAATCCTGGCCCAATTCCCGGCAAAAGGAAGAAGTATCCCTTTTGCAAAAACGGAAAGTTCTTTTAAAGCGGTGCTGGATTCCAAAATGGATGGAGCCTCTTATATTCTTCTTGGTAATTTAAAAAAATTGCATGAAGGGGAGAAGGTGACATCCGCTCAGAAATTTGCATCCGCCCGTGCTGTGGAAACTTCTCTGGAAGAAGTCGGCGGGATCGTGATTGGAGATAGGCCTCGTATAGAACCGTTGCCTGATCCTCCTTTAGTTCCGAATTTACCTGAACCAGGAGAACCGACTGAACCGGAGAAACCCGCTAAAGAAAGTTGGGAAACATTATCCGCACCTACATTACAAAAAGTTGCTAAAGAATGGGTAGGAACTCCTTATAAATGGGCCAATGCCGCTAAAACAGGAACGGATTGTTCCGGTTTTACTTTTAGAGTTTTGACGGACGGTCGGATTGGTGTTCCTGAAAAAATGGTGTCTCGTGCTTCCAGCGCACAAACCAAAATGGGCACTGGAGTTTCTCATAATGAAATGAGATCGGGTGATTTGATCTTCTTCTCCGCTTCTCCCAACCAATCCAAAGTCACTCATGTCGGAATGGTCCTAAATGGAGAAGAATTCGCACATGCTTCTTCTACACGCGGAGTGGTGATCGACAAGATCAGAATGAAATGGTGGATAGATCGTTTCGTGCTATCAAGAAGAGTATTTAAAAAAGTTGTAAATTGA
- the rfaE2 gene encoding D-glycero-beta-D-manno-heptose 1-phosphate adenylyltransferase, which produces MKSSFSSCIEKIIPFQEVKNVSEKVRSNQKIVFTNGVFDLVHKGHLTYLSQARDLGDVLWVGINSDSSVKRLKGPERPVNPEEDRALLLSCLSFVDYISVFTEDTPLELISQVAPHIHVKGGDYDLEALPETPLVRKLGGEVRILPFVPGFSSTDLIRRIRQKP; this is translated from the coding sequence ATGAAATCTTCTTTCTCTTCTTGTATAGAGAAGATCATTCCTTTTCAGGAAGTTAAGAATGTTTCGGAGAAGGTCCGCTCCAATCAAAAGATCGTTTTTACGAACGGTGTATTCGATCTAGTTCATAAAGGTCATTTGACTTATCTTTCCCAGGCTCGTGACTTGGGTGATGTTCTTTGGGTGGGGATCAATTCCGATTCTTCCGTCAAAAGACTCAAAGGTCCGGAACGTCCGGTAAATCCGGAAGAAGATCGGGCACTTCTTCTTTCCTGCCTTTCCTTTGTAGACTATATCAGCGTTTTTACCGAAGACACTCCTTTGGAACTCATCTCTCAGGTAGCGCCCCATATTCACGTAAAAGGGGGAGATTATGATTTGGAAGCTCTTCCCGAAACTCCACTTGTTCGCAAATTAGGCGGAGAAGTCAGAATTCTACCCTTTGTTCCGGGATTCTCCAGCACCGATCTGATCCGACGCATTCGTCAAAAACCCTAG
- a CDS encoding LptA/OstA family protein — protein MKRILVLFCLLFLLPAYLGSHSRPPLLFSAETLDPKSFQGIGEADPKRKESFPTFWGANALTQEDKEVQGLKVTIFSLEGGAWIQHKKVKLGANKIEVYGKEAYKAFLKNGVHIEDQENGTVMRAGIGEYDKYSEMVYIKERPRLSFRDKTGKTTVISAKQIDRELSTKITKLHGGVIVNHPEVTIFCAEAIFKESEHLITTDPDPILISKNRYLSGKSLSFYTNESRILLEENTVLFQSSEETKKDPEGNEKKQTVLTILKGDKIESRPNEENDRTVLISGNATVLRKDMKITSDNIESVGKDSHIIKARKNIKVHDRENNLLLSGNVFDYFRNENYLHLTDEGKMEFLDKNSDQVTSTITAQEFERFLDQKETVIRGNIWIKSKSTEAQGEYATYFENDESVLLEGNPRINRSGKILRAGKIVFYPREGRSILTEGVHLGN, from the coding sequence ATGAAACGTATCCTAGTCCTTTTCTGTTTATTATTTTTGCTCCCCGCATATTTGGGATCTCATTCTAGACCCCCTCTCTTATTTTCCGCGGAAACATTGGATCCGAAAAGTTTCCAAGGAATAGGAGAGGCAGATCCGAAACGTAAGGAAAGTTTTCCTACTTTTTGGGGAGCAAACGCGCTTACTCAAGAAGATAAAGAAGTACAAGGATTAAAAGTCACCATATTCAGTTTAGAAGGCGGCGCCTGGATCCAACATAAAAAAGTAAAATTGGGCGCAAACAAGATCGAAGTATATGGAAAAGAAGCATATAAGGCTTTTTTAAAGAACGGAGTACATATAGAAGACCAGGAAAACGGGACCGTGATGCGAGCTGGAATTGGAGAATATGATAAATACTCCGAAATGGTCTATATCAAAGAAAGACCAAGGCTTAGCTTTCGGGACAAAACCGGCAAAACAACGGTCATTTCCGCAAAACAGATAGATAGGGAATTGAGCACTAAGATCACAAAGCTGCATGGCGGAGTGATCGTAAATCATCCGGAAGTTACTATTTTTTGTGCAGAGGCGATTTTTAAAGAATCGGAACATCTGATCACCACGGATCCGGACCCGATCCTTATCTCTAAGAACAGATATTTGAGCGGTAAATCATTATCCTTCTACACAAATGAAAGCAGGATACTTTTGGAAGAAAACACAGTCTTATTCCAATCTTCAGAAGAGACTAAAAAAGATCCGGAAGGAAATGAGAAAAAACAAACCGTTCTCACGATCCTAAAAGGGGATAAGATAGAAAGCCGTCCGAACGAAGAGAACGACCGCACAGTACTGATCAGCGGAAATGCAACAGTTCTCAGAAAAGATATGAAGATCACTTCGGATAATATCGAGTCGGTGGGAAAGGATTCACATATCATCAAGGCCAGAAAAAATATCAAAGTGCACGATAGAGAGAATAATCTTCTTCTTTCGGGTAACGTATTCGATTATTTCAGAAATGAAAATTATCTTCACCTGACTGACGAAGGCAAAATGGAATTTTTAGACAAAAACTCCGATCAGGTAACGAGTACGATCACTGCACAGGAATTCGAACGTTTTTTAGACCAAAAAGAAACAGTGATCCGAGGAAATATCTGGATCAAATCCAAGTCCACAGAGGCGCAAGGTGAGTACGCCACTTATTTTGAAAACGACGAATCCGTACTTTTAGAAGGAAATCCTAGGATTAATCGAAGTGGTAAGATACTGAGAGCGGGAAAAATCGTCTTTTATCCAAGAGAAGGAAGATCAATTCTGACAGAAGGAGTCCATTTAGGAAATTAG